A single genomic interval of Cloacibacillus sp. harbors:
- a CDS encoding FAD-dependent oxidoreductase translates to MKHLIIGVSAAGIAAAKTIRALRPDDEIVMAAKDKEVHSRCMLHHFIGGAKSAEEINFAGADFFEKNNIKFLADEEITAVTPQKNCALGARSGEITYDTLLITTGARYFIPPIQGFREAKNVFGLRDLSDARRIDDAAKGAAECVIVGSGLVGLDAAYALCERGVKCRIVEMEDRISPLQLDKTAAAPYQKFFEEAGCEFYLSKRACGMEMDDAGNATHVLLESGERLPCAFVVVTAGVRPNVEFLDGSGITVDRCVKVDDYMRTNVENIWAAGDVAGLSGIWPNAALQGETAAKNICCGCVKYTDRYAMKNTMNFFGLTTLSLGPNSAEPGDEVIINECRTSYMKAIVRDGRVIHLTIQGDISNTGFWQELVKRGVKVRKEARALSRLSYADFWNCDEKSGEYLWAK, encoded by the coding sequence ATGAAACATCTGATAATCGGAGTATCCGCGGCGGGCATCGCCGCGGCGAAGACGATACGGGCGCTGCGGCCGGACGACGAAATAGTGATGGCCGCGAAGGATAAAGAGGTTCATTCGCGCTGTATGCTGCATCATTTCATCGGCGGCGCGAAGTCAGCCGAGGAGATAAACTTTGCGGGCGCGGACTTCTTTGAAAAAAACAATATAAAGTTTCTGGCGGACGAGGAGATAACGGCGGTGACGCCGCAGAAGAATTGCGCGCTGGGCGCGCGATCCGGCGAGATTACCTACGACACTCTGCTCATCACCACCGGCGCGCGGTATTTTATACCGCCGATACAGGGCTTTCGTGAGGCGAAAAACGTATTCGGACTGCGCGACCTCTCTGACGCGCGCAGGATAGACGACGCGGCGAAGGGCGCCGCCGAGTGCGTCATAGTAGGCTCCGGCCTTGTAGGGCTTGACGCGGCCTACGCGCTCTGCGAACGCGGCGTAAAGTGCCGCATCGTCGAGATGGAAGACCGCATTTCTCCGTTGCAGCTTGACAAGACGGCCGCCGCGCCCTATCAGAAATTCTTTGAAGAGGCCGGGTGCGAGTTTTATCTTTCAAAGCGCGCCTGCGGAATGGAGATGGACGACGCGGGAAACGCGACGCACGTGCTGCTTGAAAGCGGCGAAAGGCTGCCTTGCGCCTTCGTCGTCGTCACGGCGGGAGTGCGCCCGAACGTTGAGTTTTTGGACGGAAGCGGGATAACCGTAGACAGATGCGTTAAGGTCGACGACTACATGCGCACGAACGTTGAAAATATATGGGCGGCGGGCGACGTGGCTGGCCTTTCCGGAATATGGCCGAACGCCGCGCTACAGGGCGAGACGGCGGCGAAGAACATCTGCTGTGGGTGCGTCAAATATACGGACCGCTACGCCATGAAGAACACGATGAATTTCTTCGGCCTTACAACGCTCTCACTTGGGCCAAATTCCGCGGAACCCGGCGACGAAGTCATAATAAACGAATGCCGCACCTCGTACATGAAGGCGATAGTCCGCGACGGGCGCGTGATACATCTCACCATACAGGGAGACATCTCAAACACCGGTTTCTGGCAGGAGCTTGTAAAGCGCGGCGTCAAAGTCCGCAAAGAGGCGCGCGCCTTAAGCCGCCTCAGCTACGCGGACTTCTGGAACTGCGACGAAAAGAGCGGAGAATATCTCTGGGCAAAATAA
- the rimP gene encoding ribosome maturation factor RimP: protein MNREKYAEIFRALSERAEKLGYECAGFEIVSENGMEIIRLYLEMPGGIDMNDCETVSREISEYLDTIEEELPERYYLEISSPGLERPLFSADDFRRFAGSEAQIYFKKGGRSVKGVIVTANESDEAVITEPGGGQRTIPLDEIKRAHLVYVPKTGQKKTFKKIPKKK from the coding sequence TTGAACCGGGAGAAGTACGCGGAAATATTCCGCGCTTTGTCCGAGCGCGCTGAAAAGCTCGGATATGAGTGCGCGGGCTTTGAGATCGTAAGCGAGAACGGCATGGAGATCATCAGGCTTTATCTTGAAATGCCGGGCGGCATAGACATGAACGACTGTGAAACAGTCTCGCGCGAGATAAGCGAATATCTTGACACCATAGAGGAAGAACTTCCCGAGCGGTATTATCTTGAGATAAGCTCTCCCGGCCTAGAGCGTCCTCTTTTTTCAGCGGACGATTTCAGGCGTTTTGCAGGCAGCGAGGCGCAGATATATTTCAAAAAGGGCGGCCGCTCCGTGAAGGGCGTAATAGTAACCGCAAACGAAAGCGACGAGGCCGTAATAACAGAGCCGGGCGGAGGCCAGAGGACGATACCGCTCGACGAAATAAAAAGAGCGCACTTAGTCTATGTGCCGAAGACGGGCCAGAAAAAGACCTTTAAAAAAATACCTAAAAAGAAATAG